Proteins from a genomic interval of Fusarium oxysporum Fo47 chromosome I, complete sequence:
- a CDS encoding inorganic phosphate transporter Pho88, whose product MALSPQITNLIIILGMMQVSKRVPFDDPFVLNVVRAVYLASNVIIAALYFYTQLKINKKKDLTTLKYVEPAPMGSTEEGKLVTTTIHAYDNQQIRTAFRGQAMGIAMMAFMHIYMKYTNPLLIQSIIPLKSAFENNMVKIHIFGQPAAGDLKRPFKQPQGFMSAMQGGPAQSDKKAVEAAERAGRGGAKEE is encoded by the exons CACCAACCTGATCATCATCCTGGGCATGATGCAGGTGTCGAAGCGCGTCCCCTTCGATGATCCCTTCGTGCTCAACGTTGTTCGCGCCGTCTACCTCGCCAGCAACGTCATCATTGCTGCTCTCTACTTCTACACCCAGCTgaagatcaacaagaagaagg ACCTCACAACTCTCAAGTATGTCGAGCCCGCCCCTATGGGCTCCACTGAGGAGGGCAAGCTCGTGACTACCACCATCCACGCCTACGATAACCAGCAGATCCGCACCGCTTTCCGTGGCCAGGCTATGGGTATCGCCATGATGGCCTTCATGCACATCTACATGAAGTACACCAACCCTCTCCTCATCCAGAGCATCATCCCCCTCAAGAGCGCCTTCGAGAACAACATGGTCAAGATCCACATCTTTGGCCAGCCTGCCGCCGGTGACCTCAAGCGTCCTTTCAAGCAGCCCCAGGGTTTCATGAGCGCCATGCAGGGTGGCCCTGCCCAGAGCGACAAGAAGGCCGTCGAGGCTGCTGAGCGCGCTGGCCGTGGTGGTGCCAAGGAGGAGTAA